In one window of Cydia fagiglandana chromosome 1, ilCydFagi1.1, whole genome shotgun sequence DNA:
- the LOC134664915 gene encoding lysozyme-like encodes MGKRVLVVLAALVALAAAKQFEKCELVRELRKQGFPEPQMRDWVCLVEKESGFRTDAIGKLNGDSSWDHGLFQVNDRYWCTRDGPPGLECNVSCAALRTDDITAAATCVKKIFARHGFAGWTAWKAHCQGAKPDISNC; translated from the exons ATGGGTAAACGCGTCCTAGTGGTCTTAGCGGCGTTGGTGGCGCTGGCGGCGGCGAAGCAGTTCGAGAAGTGCGAGCTGGTGCGGGAGCTGAGGAAGCAAGGCTTCCCCGAACCCCAGATGAGAGACT GGGTGTGCCTGGTGGAGAAGGAGAGCGGTTTCCGCACGGACGCGATCGGCAAGCTGAACGGAGACAGCTCCTGGGACCACGGGCTGTTCCAGGTCAACGACCGCTACTGGTGCACGCGCGACGGCCCGCCCGGCCTCGAATGCAACGTCTCCTGCGCAG CGCTGCGCACGGACGATATCACCGCGGCGGCGACCTGTGTCAAGAAGATCTTCGCGCGCCACGGCTTCGCCGGCTGGACGGCCTGGAAGGCGCACTGCCAGGGCGCCAAGCCCGACATCTCCAACTGCTAG
- the LOC134666090 gene encoding lysozyme-like, translated as MGKRVLVVLAALVALAAAKQFEKCELVRELRKQGFPEPQMRDWVCLVEKESGFRTDAIGKLNGDSSWDHGLFQVNDRYWCTRDGPPGLECNVSCAALRTDDITAAATCVKKIFARHGFGGWTAWKAHCQGAKPDISKC; from the exons ATGGGTAAACGCGTTCTAGTAGTCTTAGCGGCGTTGGTGGCGCTGGCGGCGGCGAAACAGTTCGAGAAGTGTGAGCTGGTGCGGGAGCTGAGGAAGCAAGGCTTCCCCGAACCTCAGATGAGAGACT GGGTGTGCCTGGTGGAGAAGGAGAGCGGTTTCCGCACGGACGCGATCGGCAAGCTGAACGGAGACAGCTCCTGGGACCACGGGCTGTTCCAGGTCAACGACCGCTACTGGTGCACGCGCGACGGCCCGCCCGGCCTCGAGTGCAACGTCTCCTGCGCAG CGCTGCGCACGGACGATATCACCGCGGCGGCGACCTGTGTCAAGAAGATCTTCGCGCGCCACGGCTTCGGCGGCTGGACGGCCTGGAAGGCGCACTGCCAGGGTGCCAAGCCCGACATCTCCAAATGCTAG